A genomic window from Macaca mulatta isolate MMU2019108-1 chromosome 19, T2T-MMU8v2.0, whole genome shotgun sequence includes:
- the CREB3L3 gene encoding cyclic AMP-responsive element-binding protein 3-like protein 3 isoform X3, whose product MNMDLAAGKMACSACPMDPIDSFELLDLLFDRQDGILRHVELGDDWGHVKDQQVQPNPDPDDFLSSILGSGDSLPSSPLWSPEGSDSGISEDLPSDPQDTPPRSGPATSPAGCHPAQPGKGPCLSYHPGNSCPTTPPGPVVQVPEASVTIDLEMWSPGGRTYAEKQADPVHVPPRCNLTVKDLLLSGSSGDLHHLGVSHLLRPGAEHCQELVLTEDEKKLLAKEGITLPTQLPLTKYEERVLKKIRRKIRNKQSAQESRKKKKEYIDGLETRMSACTAQNQELQRKVLHLEKQNLSLLEQLKKLQAIVVQSTSKSVQTGTCVAVLLLSFALIILPSISPFGPNKAESPGDFAPVRVFSRTLHNDAASRVTSDAVPGSEAPGPQPEADTTQEGSPGIPGADWDFRDSANLTNSTEEVDNATLILRNATEGLGQVTLLDWVAPGPSTGSGRAGLEAAGDEL is encoded by the exons ATGAATATGGATTTAGCTGCTGGAAAG ATGGCTTGTTCTGCCTGCCCCATGGACCCCATCGACAGCTTTGAGCTCCTGGATCTCCTGTTTGACCGGCAGGACGGCATCCTGAGACACGTGGAGCTGGGCGACGACTGGGGCCACGTCAAGGACCAG CAGGTCCAGCCAAACCCTGACCCTGACGACTTCCTCAGCTCCATCCTGGGCTCCGGAGACTCACTGCCCAGCTCCCCACTCTGGTCCCCCGAAGGCAGTGACAGTGGCATCTCTGAAGACCTCCCCTCCGACCCCCAGGACACCCCTCCACGCAGCGGACCGGCCACCTCCCCAGCCGGCTGCCATCCTGCCCAGCCTGGCAAGGGGCCCTGCCTCTCCTATCATCCTGGCAACTCTTGCCCCACCACACCCCCAGGGCCAGTGGTCCAAGTGCCCGAAGCCTCTGTGACCATAGACCTGG AAATGTGGAGTCCAGGAGGAAGGACCTATGCTGAGAAACAGGCTGACCCGGTGCACGTGCCCCCACGATGCAATCTCACCGTGAAAGACCTCCTCCTTTCGGGCAGCAGCGGGGACCTG CATCACCTGGGGGTCTCCCACCTCCTGAGACCTGGGGCTGAGCACTGTCAGGAGCTGGTGCTCACTGAGGATGAGAAGAAACTGCTGGCTAAAGAAGGCATCACCCTGCCCACTCAGCTGCCCCTCACTAAA TACGAGGAGCGAGTGCTGAAAAAAATCCGCCGGAAAATCCGGAACAAGCAGTCGGCCCAagaaagcaggaagaagaaaaaggaatacaTAGACGGCCTGGAGACTCG GATGTCAGCTTGCACTGCTCAGAATCAGGAGTTACAGAGGAAAGTCTTGCATCTCGAGAAGCAAAACCT GTCCCTCTTGGAGCAGCTGAAGAAACTCCAGGCCATTGTGGTGCAATCCACCAGCAAGTCAGTCCAGACAGGCACCTGCGTCGCG GTCCTGTTGCTGTCCTTTGCCCTCATCATCCTCCCCTCCATCAGCCCTTTTGGCCCCAACAAAGCCGAGAGTCCCGGGGACTTTGCGCCTGTGCGAG TGTTCTCCAGAACTTTGCACAACGATGCTGCCTCCCGCGTGACCTCTGATGCTGTGCCGGGCTCCGAGGCCCCAGGACCCCAACCCGAGGCTGACACAACCCAAGAAGGGTCTCCAGGAATCCCTGGGGCAGACTGGGACTTCCGGGACAGTGCGAACCTGACCAATTCGACGGAGGAGGTAGATAATGCCACCCTGATCCTGAGGAATGCAACAGAGGGGCTGGGCCAGGTCACCCTGCTGGACTGGGTGGCACCTGGGCCGAGCACTGGCTCAGGACGTGCAGGGCTGGAGGCGGCGGGAGACGAGCTGTGA
- the CREB3L3 gene encoding cyclic AMP-responsive element-binding protein 3-like protein 3 isoform X2, whose translation MNMDLAAGKMACSACPMDPIDSFELLDLLFDRQDGILRHVELGDDWGHVKDQQVQPNPDPDDFLSSILGSGDSLPSSPLWSPEGSDSGISEDLPSDPQDTPPRSGPATSPAGCHPAQPGKGPCLSYHPGNSCPTTPPGPVVQVPEASVTIDLEMWSPGGRTYAEKQADPVHVPPRCNLTVKDLLLSGSSGDLQQHHLGVSHLLRPGAEHCQELVLTEDEKKLLAKEGITLPTQLPLTKYEERVLKKIRRKIRNKQSAQESRKKKKEYIDGLETRMSACTAQNQELQRKVLHLEKQNLSLLEQLKKLQAIVVQSTSKSVQTGTCVAVLLLSFALIILPSISPFGPNKAESPGDFAPVRVFSRTLHNDAASRVTSDAVPGSEAPGPQPEADTTQEGSPGIPGADWDFRDSANLTNSTEEVDNATLILRNATEGLGQVTLLDWVAPGPSTGSGRAGLEAAGDEL comes from the exons ATGAATATGGATTTAGCTGCTGGAAAG ATGGCTTGTTCTGCCTGCCCCATGGACCCCATCGACAGCTTTGAGCTCCTGGATCTCCTGTTTGACCGGCAGGACGGCATCCTGAGACACGTGGAGCTGGGCGACGACTGGGGCCACGTCAAGGACCAG CAGGTCCAGCCAAACCCTGACCCTGACGACTTCCTCAGCTCCATCCTGGGCTCCGGAGACTCACTGCCCAGCTCCCCACTCTGGTCCCCCGAAGGCAGTGACAGTGGCATCTCTGAAGACCTCCCCTCCGACCCCCAGGACACCCCTCCACGCAGCGGACCGGCCACCTCCCCAGCCGGCTGCCATCCTGCCCAGCCTGGCAAGGGGCCCTGCCTCTCCTATCATCCTGGCAACTCTTGCCCCACCACACCCCCAGGGCCAGTGGTCCAAGTGCCCGAAGCCTCTGTGACCATAGACCTGG AAATGTGGAGTCCAGGAGGAAGGACCTATGCTGAGAAACAGGCTGACCCGGTGCACGTGCCCCCACGATGCAATCTCACCGTGAAAGACCTCCTCCTTTCGGGCAGCAGCGGGGACCTG CAACAGCATCACCTGGGGGTCTCCCACCTCCTGAGACCTGGGGCTGAGCACTGTCAGGAGCTGGTGCTCACTGAGGATGAGAAGAAACTGCTGGCTAAAGAAGGCATCACCCTGCCCACTCAGCTGCCCCTCACTAAA TACGAGGAGCGAGTGCTGAAAAAAATCCGCCGGAAAATCCGGAACAAGCAGTCGGCCCAagaaagcaggaagaagaaaaaggaatacaTAGACGGCCTGGAGACTCG GATGTCAGCTTGCACTGCTCAGAATCAGGAGTTACAGAGGAAAGTCTTGCATCTCGAGAAGCAAAACCT GTCCCTCTTGGAGCAGCTGAAGAAACTCCAGGCCATTGTGGTGCAATCCACCAGCAAGTCAGTCCAGACAGGCACCTGCGTCGCG GTCCTGTTGCTGTCCTTTGCCCTCATCATCCTCCCCTCCATCAGCCCTTTTGGCCCCAACAAAGCCGAGAGTCCCGGGGACTTTGCGCCTGTGCGAG TGTTCTCCAGAACTTTGCACAACGATGCTGCCTCCCGCGTGACCTCTGATGCTGTGCCGGGCTCCGAGGCCCCAGGACCCCAACCCGAGGCTGACACAACCCAAGAAGGGTCTCCAGGAATCCCTGGGGCAGACTGGGACTTCCGGGACAGTGCGAACCTGACCAATTCGACGGAGGAGGTAGATAATGCCACCCTGATCCTGAGGAATGCAACAGAGGGGCTGGGCCAGGTCACCCTGCTGGACTGGGTGGCACCTGGGCCGAGCACTGGCTCAGGACGTGCAGGGCTGGAGGCGGCGGGAGACGAGCTGTGA
- the CREB3L3 gene encoding cyclic AMP-responsive element-binding protein 3-like protein 3 isoform X1, whose protein sequence is MNMDLAAGKMACSACPMDPIDSFELLDLLFDRQDGILRHVELGDDWGHVKDQVQPNPDPDDFLSSILGSGDSLPSSPLWSPEGSDSGISEDLPSDPQDTPPRSGPATSPAGCHPAQPGKGPCLSYHPGNSCPTTPPGPVVQVPEASVTIDLEMWSPGGRTYAEKQADPVHVPPRCNLTVKDLLLSGSSGDLQQHHLGVSHLLRPGAEHCQELVLTEDEKKLLAKEGITLPTQLPLTKYEERVLKKIRRKIRNKQSAQESRKKKKEYIDGLETRMSACTAQNQELQRKVLHLEKQNLSLLEQLKKLQAIVVQSTSKSVQTGTCVAVLLLSFALIILPSISPFGPNKAESPGDFAPVRVFSRTLHNDAASRVTSDAVPGSEAPGPQPEADTTQEGSPGIPGADWDFRDSANLTNSTEEVDNATLILRNATEGLGQVTLLDWVAPGPSTGSGRAGLEAAGDEL, encoded by the exons ATGAATATGGATTTAGCTGCTGGAAAG ATGGCTTGTTCTGCCTGCCCCATGGACCCCATCGACAGCTTTGAGCTCCTGGATCTCCTGTTTGACCGGCAGGACGGCATCCTGAGACACGTGGAGCTGGGCGACGACTGGGGCCACGTCAAGGACCAG GTCCAGCCAAACCCTGACCCTGACGACTTCCTCAGCTCCATCCTGGGCTCCGGAGACTCACTGCCCAGCTCCCCACTCTGGTCCCCCGAAGGCAGTGACAGTGGCATCTCTGAAGACCTCCCCTCCGACCCCCAGGACACCCCTCCACGCAGCGGACCGGCCACCTCCCCAGCCGGCTGCCATCCTGCCCAGCCTGGCAAGGGGCCCTGCCTCTCCTATCATCCTGGCAACTCTTGCCCCACCACACCCCCAGGGCCAGTGGTCCAAGTGCCCGAAGCCTCTGTGACCATAGACCTGG AAATGTGGAGTCCAGGAGGAAGGACCTATGCTGAGAAACAGGCTGACCCGGTGCACGTGCCCCCACGATGCAATCTCACCGTGAAAGACCTCCTCCTTTCGGGCAGCAGCGGGGACCTG CAACAGCATCACCTGGGGGTCTCCCACCTCCTGAGACCTGGGGCTGAGCACTGTCAGGAGCTGGTGCTCACTGAGGATGAGAAGAAACTGCTGGCTAAAGAAGGCATCACCCTGCCCACTCAGCTGCCCCTCACTAAA TACGAGGAGCGAGTGCTGAAAAAAATCCGCCGGAAAATCCGGAACAAGCAGTCGGCCCAagaaagcaggaagaagaaaaaggaatacaTAGACGGCCTGGAGACTCG GATGTCAGCTTGCACTGCTCAGAATCAGGAGTTACAGAGGAAAGTCTTGCATCTCGAGAAGCAAAACCT GTCCCTCTTGGAGCAGCTGAAGAAACTCCAGGCCATTGTGGTGCAATCCACCAGCAAGTCAGTCCAGACAGGCACCTGCGTCGCG GTCCTGTTGCTGTCCTTTGCCCTCATCATCCTCCCCTCCATCAGCCCTTTTGGCCCCAACAAAGCCGAGAGTCCCGGGGACTTTGCGCCTGTGCGAG TGTTCTCCAGAACTTTGCACAACGATGCTGCCTCCCGCGTGACCTCTGATGCTGTGCCGGGCTCCGAGGCCCCAGGACCCCAACCCGAGGCTGACACAACCCAAGAAGGGTCTCCAGGAATCCCTGGGGCAGACTGGGACTTCCGGGACAGTGCGAACCTGACCAATTCGACGGAGGAGGTAGATAATGCCACCCTGATCCTGAGGAATGCAACAGAGGGGCTGGGCCAGGTCACCCTGCTGGACTGGGTGGCACCTGGGCCGAGCACTGGCTCAGGACGTGCAGGGCTGGAGGCGGCGGGAGACGAGCTGTGA
- the CREB3L3 gene encoding cyclic AMP-responsive element-binding protein 3-like protein 3 isoform X4 — MNMDLAAGKMACSACPMDPIDSFELLDLLFDRQDGILRHVELGDDWGHVKDQQVQPNPDPDDFLSSILGSGDSLPSSPLWSPEGSDSGISEDLPSDPQDTPPRSGPATSPAGCHPAQPGKGPCLSYHPGNSCPTTPPGPVVQVPEASVTIDLEMWSPGGRTYAEKQADPVHVPPRCNLTVKDLLLSGSSGDLQQHHLGVSHLLRPGAEHCQELVLTEDEKKLLAKEGITLPTQLPLTKDVSLHCSESGVTEESLASREAKPVPLGAAEETPGHCGAIHQQVSPDRHLRRGPVAVLCPHHPPLHQPFWPQQSRESRGLCACASVLQNFAQRCCLPRDL; from the exons ATGAATATGGATTTAGCTGCTGGAAAG ATGGCTTGTTCTGCCTGCCCCATGGACCCCATCGACAGCTTTGAGCTCCTGGATCTCCTGTTTGACCGGCAGGACGGCATCCTGAGACACGTGGAGCTGGGCGACGACTGGGGCCACGTCAAGGACCAG CAGGTCCAGCCAAACCCTGACCCTGACGACTTCCTCAGCTCCATCCTGGGCTCCGGAGACTCACTGCCCAGCTCCCCACTCTGGTCCCCCGAAGGCAGTGACAGTGGCATCTCTGAAGACCTCCCCTCCGACCCCCAGGACACCCCTCCACGCAGCGGACCGGCCACCTCCCCAGCCGGCTGCCATCCTGCCCAGCCTGGCAAGGGGCCCTGCCTCTCCTATCATCCTGGCAACTCTTGCCCCACCACACCCCCAGGGCCAGTGGTCCAAGTGCCCGAAGCCTCTGTGACCATAGACCTGG AAATGTGGAGTCCAGGAGGAAGGACCTATGCTGAGAAACAGGCTGACCCGGTGCACGTGCCCCCACGATGCAATCTCACCGTGAAAGACCTCCTCCTTTCGGGCAGCAGCGGGGACCTG CAACAGCATCACCTGGGGGTCTCCCACCTCCTGAGACCTGGGGCTGAGCACTGTCAGGAGCTGGTGCTCACTGAGGATGAGAAGAAACTGCTGGCTAAAGAAGGCATCACCCTGCCCACTCAGCTGCCCCTCACTAAA GATGTCAGCTTGCACTGCTCAGAATCAGGAGTTACAGAGGAAAGTCTTGCATCTCGAGAAGCAAAACCT GTCCCTCTTGGAGCAGCTGAAGAAACTCCAGGCCATTGTGGTGCAATCCACCAGCAAGTCAGTCCAGACAGGCACCTGCGTCGCG GTCCTGTTGCTGTCCTTTGCCCTCATCATCCTCCCCTCCATCAGCCCTTTTGGCCCCAACAAAGCCGAGAGTCCCGGGGACTTTGCGCCTGTGCGAG TGTTCTCCAGAACTTTGCACAACGATGCTGCCTCCCGCGTGACCTCTGA
- the SIRT6 gene encoding NAD-dependent protein deacylase sirtuin-6 isoform X7: MRRGCRRTRTRASAASLRDKLAELHGNMFVEECAKCKTQYVRDTVVGTMGLKATGRLCTVAKARGLRACRGELRDTILDWEDSLPDRDLALADEASRNADLSITLGTSLQIRPSGNLPLATKRRGGRLVIVNLQPTKHDRHADLRIHGYVDEVMTRLMKHLGLEIPAWDGPHVLERALPPLPRPPTPKLEPKEESPTRINGSIPAGPKQEPCAQHNGSEPASPKRERPTSPAPNRPPKRVKAEAVPS; this comes from the exons GGACAAATTGGCAGAGCTTCATGGGAACATGTTCGTGGAAGAATGTGCCAAGTGTAAGAC GCAGTATGTCCGGGACACAGTCGTGGGCACCATGGGCCTGAAGGCCACGGGCCGGCTTTGCACCGTGGCTAAGGCAAGGGGGCTGCGGGCCTGCAG GGGGGAGCTGAGGGACACCATCCTAGACTGGGAGGACTCCCTGCCCGACCGGGACCTGGCACTCGCCGATGAGGCCAGCAG GAACGCCGACCTGTCCATCACGCTGGGAACATCACTGCAGATCCGACCCAGTGGGAACCTGCCGCTGGCTACCAAGCGCCGGGGGGGCCGCCTGGTCATCGTCAACCTGCAGCCCACCAAGCAC GACCGCCATGCTGACCTCCGCATCCACGGCTACGTCGACGAGGTCATGACCCGGCTCATGAAGCACCTGGGGCTGGAGATCCCCGCCTGGGACGGCCCCCACGTGCTGGAGAGGGCGCTGCCACCCCTGCCCCGCCCGCCTACCCCCAAGCTGGAGCCCAAGGAGGAATCACCCACCCGGATCAACGGCTCTATCCCTGCCGGCCCCAAGCAGGAGCCCTGCGCCCAGCACAACGGCTCAGAGCCCGCCAGCCCCAAACGGGAGCGGCCcaccagccctgcccccaacAGACCCCCCAAAAGGGTAAAGGCCGAGGCGGTCCCCAGCTGA